A stretch of the Candidatus Neomarinimicrobiota bacterium genome encodes the following:
- a CDS encoding NapC/NirT family cytochrome c: MSSNETPSKSGAKKFLIFGAMFGVVGAMVLVLASGFMVESTNTDEFCVSCHVMEPFRTSWKASVHGGKNPQGFTAQCVDCHLPHDGFVNYLVTKARTGASDIWHNFTIDGKSFDWAANTEENRLKFTFDSACHRCHHNLTPPGISKGGLIAHRSYMRGEANKMCAECHMHVGHKNMLQTVEEFYASEK, translated from the coding sequence ATGTCGAGTAACGAAACCCCAAGTAAGTCCGGCGCGAAAAAGTTTTTGATTTTTGGAGCGATGTTTGGCGTTGTGGGTGCGATGGTCCTGGTTCTGGCTTCCGGTTTCATGGTGGAATCAACCAACACAGATGAATTCTGTGTCAGTTGCCACGTCATGGAGCCATTTAGAACCTCGTGGAAAGCTTCTGTCCACGGCGGTAAAAACCCTCAAGGTTTTACTGCACAATGCGTAGACTGCCATCTGCCACATGACGGTTTCGTGAACTACCTGGTCACAAAGGCAAGAACTGGAGCAAGCGATATTTGGCACAATTTTACAATTGATGGAAAAAGTTTCGATTGGGCTGCCAATACCGAGGAAAATCGTCTCAAGTTCACTTTTGACAGCGCCTGTCACCGTTGTCACCACAACCTGACCCCTCCGGGAATATCCAAGGGCGGCTTGATCGCTCACCGGTCTTATATGCGGGGTGAAGCAAACAAAATGTGTGCCGAATGTCACATGCATGTTGGACACAAAAATATGCTGCAGACAGTCGAAGAATTCTATGCGTCGGAAAAATAA